From a region of the Mytilus galloprovincialis chromosome 3, xbMytGall1.hap1.1, whole genome shotgun sequence genome:
- the LOC143069874 gene encoding uncharacterized protein LOC143069874: MKRGFFTLLLITAVLVVVAESIGEETDGELGGHSIGHKSHYERAIIHRINHRHSRRHIHVHRHRLSHRHVHRHRVLHGHVHRHRVLHRHIHRHRVLHGHVHKHRVLHRHLHRHRVLHGHVHNHRVLHKHVHRHRVLHGHLHRHRVRHVHVHRHNVLHGHVHNHRVLHKHLHKHRVLHSHVHKHKVLHSHVHNHRVLHKHVHNHRVLHSHVHKHQVLHKHVHNHRVLHSHVHKHQVLHKHVHNHRVLHNHVHNHKVLHKHVHKHNVLHSHVHKHNVLHTHVHKHDVLHSHVHKHNVLHKHVHKHQVLHSHVHKHNVEHTHVHKHHVLHKHVHKHNVEHRHVHTHRVVHSHVHKHNVEHKHVHTHKVRHTHVHSHQVVHSHVHRHQVVHNHVHRHVVAHTHIHRHQAAVHRHVHTHIFEGNLNDDGSGFDLRIRHGIIYYGGNTYRLRGGRRRFMRLWQECLESYGDGNECLVQLGNQHLYSSMQGHPSTSLPSDLNNVNDIAQSTDGDFNDFADNGYDGAAPIADDYVDNIAKTANGHAKDVAQIADDHANDVAKIADDHVNDIAQITNGNVNDIAQTADDNVNDIDEVANSHVGRVKKVAKNHLYGLNKAIGKHIQTLKEVSNKHVAKLHNHAKLHLLASAIQHKKQIREREYQHKRHLSEKEDINIQHENAVNSKVSYDDPVYNDKDQGKYNEKVAVVSNKDSYKDKVPVLSSEGYYSEGDAY; encoded by the exons gtCACAGTATTGGTCACAAGAGTCATTACGAAAGAGCTATTATCCACAGGATTAACCACAGACATAGCCGTCGACATATTCATGTTCACAGACACCGCCTTTCACATAGACACGTACACAGACATCGTGTTCTACATGGGCATGTTCACAGGCATCGCGTCCTACATCGGCATATTCACAGGCATCGTGTTTTGCATGGTCATGTTCACAAGCATCGCGTCCTACATCGGCATCTTCACAGACATCGTGTTTTGCATGGGCATGTTCACAACCACCGTGTTTTACATAAGCATGTTCATAGACATAGGGTTTTACATGGACATTTACACAGGCACCGCGTTCGACATGTACACGTTCACAGGCATAATGTTTTACATGGCCATGTTCACAATCATCGCGTTCTACATAAACATCTTCACAAACATCGCGTTTTACATAGCCATGTTCATAAACATAAAGTTTTACACTCACATGTTCACAATCACCGCGTTCTACATAAACATGTGCACAACCATCGTGTTTTACACTCACATGTCCATAAACACCAAGTTCTACATAAACATGTGCACAACCATCGTGTTTTACACTCACATGTCCATAAACACCAAGTTCTACATAAACATGTGCACAACCATCGTGTTTTACATAATCATGTTCACAATCATAAAGTTCTACATAAACATGTGCATAAACACAATGTTTTACACTCACATGTTCACAAACATAACGTTCTACATACACATGTGCATAAACACGATGTTTTACACTCGCATGTTCACAAACATAACGTTCTACACAAACATGTTCACAAGCATCAAGTTCTACATAGTCATGTTCACAAACATAACGTTGAGCACACACATGTTCACAAGCATCATGTTCTACATAAGCATGTTCACAAACACAACGTTGAACATAGACATGTTCACACACATCGCGTTGTACACAGTCATGTTCACAAACACAACGTTGAACACAAGCATGTCCATACACACAAAGTTAGACACACGCATGTTCACAGTCATCAAGTTGTACACAGTCATGTTCACAGACATCAAGTTGTACACAATCATGTTCACAGACATGTTGTTGCTCATACGCATATCCACAGACACCAAGCTGCTGTTCATAGACATGTTCACACACACATTTTTGAGGGAAACCTCAATGATGATGGATCAGGATTCGATTTGAGAATAAGACATGGCATTATCTACTATGGAGGAAACA CATACCGTCTGAGAGGTGGTCGACGCAGATTTATGAGACTTTGGCAGGAATGTCTTGAATCATACGGTGACGGCAACGAATGTCTTGTGCAGTTAGGAAACCAACATCTATATTCGAGTATGCAAG GTCATCCTAGTACTTCATTGCCTTCTGATCTAAATAATGTCAACGACATTGCGCAGTCTACAGATGGTGACTTCAACGACTTTGCTGATAATGGTTATGATGGCGCTGCTCCCATTGCAGATGATTATGTCGACAACATAGCAAAGACTGCAAATGGCCATGCTAAGGATGTTGCTCAAATTGCCGATGATCATGCAAACGACGTTGCTAAGATTGCCGATGATCATGTTAACGATATTGCACAGATCACAAATGGTAATGTCAACGATATTGCACAGACCGCAGATGATAATGTCAACGATATCGATGAAGTAGCAAACAGCCATGTTGGACGAGTAAAAAAAGTTGCGAAAAACCACCTTTATGGTTTAAACAAAGCAATTGGTAAACACATCCAGACTTTGAAAGAAGTATCAAATAAACACGTTGCAAAACTTCATAACCACGCTAAATTACACCTGTTGGCGTCTGCAattcaacacaaaaaacaaatccgagaACGCGAATACCAACATAAACGACACTTGAGTGAAAAGGAAGACATAAACATACAGCATGAAAATGCAGTCAACAGCAAAGTATCATACGATGATCCAGTTTATAATGACAAGGACCAAGGAAAGTATAATGAAAAAGTTGCAGTGGTGTCAAACAAAGACAGTTATAAGGATAAAGTGCCAGTATTATCTAGCGAAGGATATTATAGTGAAGGGGACGCGTACTGA